GAAATAGGCTTGCTTCTAGCAGAAGGTCACGGTGATTTCCGTGCCTACGCCTATGGCGGATTGTAACGAAATCTCTGCATGGTGCACTTCGGCGATATGCTTAACAATGGCAAGGCCCAATCCCGTACCGCCTGTAGCCTTGGAACGACTCTTGTCCACACGGTAAAACCGTTCAAAAATGCGTGGCTGGTTTTCTTCGGGAATGCCAATTCCAGTATCCTTCACAGCAATGGAATTTTGTTGCACTAGAATACTCACGGAACCACCCGTTTCTGTATAGCGAATGGAATTGTCGACCAAGTTGTAAAGCATCTCGAATAGGAGCCGATGATTGCCGTAAACCTGTGCGGTTTTACAACCTTCCAACGCCACACGAACTCCCTTCTTTTCGGCGTTTAAGGAGAGTTCGTCAATACAGCTTGAAGCCAGTGTCCACAAATTCACGGATTCGTCCAGTCCAATCGCAGATTCTCCCGAGGAGTCAAGTTTGGAAAGGGTCATAATATCGTTTGCGATAGAAAGGAGACGGCCAGCTTCTTTGTGAATTTTTCCAGCAAAGCGTTTTACGTCTTCGGGTTTCGCCATACCATTTTCGATGAGTTCCGCATATCCAGAAATGGATGTCAATGGCGTTTTGAGTTCATGGGAGGCGTTAGCCGTAAACTCATCTCGCATCTTGGCCGTTTTCTTTTTTTCTTCAGAAAGTTGTTCAATGGTGAGTTGAAGTTCCCGATTCTGCTTACGGATAGTTTTGACTAATGGTGCAATTTCTTTGTATATCCCTTCGTCATCCATAAGTTCTGGCTGTCCCAAGTTTTCTGCCAATTTTTGCACAGGTCGCACAAAAGCGCGGCTCAAGCCAAAAGCAATTAAAACAGCCACAACAACAATACCTGTCAACAGCGCTAATAGGTAAGGCATGGTCTTAGATACGGATTCGTGAAGACTCGCTTGACGACGACTTAAACGCAGAATTTTGCCGTCTGACAGTCATTCTGCAAAATAGAACACTTGGGCGTTCAAAGTCACTGAATAGCGGAGGTTTTCACCTATTCCTTTGGAATTTGCGTCCATGATTTCGGGACGACTCCTATGATTTTCCATTTTGCCAGCTTTTGCGTCACTTTCGTAGAGGACCATTCCGTCCCGGTCCACCAGAGTTACGCGCAAACGTTTGCTGGCAATGGAATCCAGATTTTTTCGGAAGTTCTCAGAAGGAATCTGTCCATAGAAATTTTTGATAAGGGAGGCTGTTTCCCTCAAATCTCGCTTCTGCTGTTCGGACATTTCATTTTCAAAAACGCGAGCCGTAAAATACACTGCAAAGAGGGCGGCGAGTACTCCGACATAAATCAAGCTGAAACGGAGACTGTTTTTCATTGAACTTTGTACCCCACGTTTCGCACGGTCTGTATGATAGAGCCTTGTACCCCTAACTTCTGCCGAAGCGTTTTTATGTGCATATCCACGGTGCGTGTATCCATATCAAAATCCACCCCCCAAATCTTTTCTAGAATCTGTTGCCTAGAGAAAACAGTTCCCGGTCGGGACATCAGGAGTTTCAAAAGTTCATATTCCTTAAAAGTGAGTTCTACAGCGATTCCGCCAACAGTTACCGAACGACGCTGATCATCGAGTGTTACTCCTCCTAGAGCCAAGTTCAACGCTTCCGTACTTTCGGATGAGCTTCGTTCAGAACGGCGTAGCACGGCTCGCACACGTGAAATGAATTCTAGAACGCCAAATGGTTTTGCTATGTAGTCGTCCGCTCCCAAGTCAAGTCCCTTCACTTTGTCAAGTTCAGTTCCTTTCGCTGTAAGCATGATGACGGGGATGTCCTTTGTATTTTCTTGCACTCGCAAGCGTTTGAGAATGTTTAAACCATCTTCGCCAGGGAGCATAATGTCCAAAATAAACAAGTCCGGCACTTTAACCTTAACTTGTTTGTCCATAACTTTACCGCATTCGAAAGCCATCACGTCAAAACCGCCGCTCTTTAAAGCATAAGTTTCCATTTCCCGAACTTCAGCATCATCTTCCACAATATAAATCATAGGACTACACACAAATTATTGTTTTACAGTTAGGAATTTTCTACTGGCTTTGGCCACGGAACTGACCGAATCCAGCAACGCCCAGGACTCATAAAGAATAGTTAAATAAAGGATTTCTGCGCGGATGTTTTCGGAACCGGCCTTCATCATCTCGGCCTTTCGTTCGGCAAATATCCTGGAACCTTCTTCCCGCAGCTGGCCCCGGACTTGATCATAACGGTCAAAGTCCATGATTTCCACCATCTCGGCGACACTCTCGATACGCTCCTTCACGTGGGCCGCTGTTCGCAGGAGCATCTTCCGCTTCTCGTTGTCCATCGGGTTAAAGCCGTTGTCCACGTGATTTTTGCAGGGCGAAGAAATCTGCTCTAGGCTAAACAGGGCGTCCCCCATAAAGTCATTGGCCTGATACAGGAAAAAGTTTTTGACCACCAAATCTTCTTGGGCGAGCCTTTCTGTACACAGGGTTCCGTGGCGACGATTCCGCTGCACATGTTTCTTTAGAATTTTAATTTGTTTGTTCACCGAGCGGAGCCTTCCTAAATCTTCCCGCAACAGGCCTATCAGCAGTTTTTCATAGCAATCGGCACACCAGCGGAGAATTTCGCTCCATTCACCCCGACTGTATTCCTGAATAAGAGGGTACACCTTGGTTTCGGGGCTTGCAGAAAGAATTTTCTCAAAACGCTCTTCAGTTTTGTCCTTCTTGTTTCCACGATACTTCAGGTTGGAACGGACCAGCACGAAAATAACCACGGCAAACAGGGCAAATATCACCGGGAGTCCGCCAAAGTGAAGCACCATAGCCACCACCGAGGCACTGGCAAAAGCCGCAAAAGCTGTCAGGAACCAGCCTCCAATAACCGAAAGAACCCCTGTGATGCGGTACACCGCAGTTTCACGGTTCCACGCCCTGTCGGCAAGGCTTGTACCCATGGCCACCATGAAGGTCACGTAGGTGGTAGAAAGGGGAAGTTTCAGTGAAGTTCCGAGGGCTATGAGAGAACTGGCAAGCATCAGGTTCACGCAGGCCCGCAACAAATCAAAGGCTGCCCCATCCTCTTCCAGAATCATTTCCTTGGTATTAAAGCGGGTGTTAATTTTATCCGAAATTTTCTTTGGAACAAATTCTGTTACAAATTTTACGACACCATTAGAACTGCGAACTAAGGCGCGAGCTACCGGATTTGTACCAAAGATTTCTTCAGAAGAATTTTGGGCCGCTAGGGATACGGAAGTCTTCACCACATTCCGGGCCTTCTTGGAAAACACAAGGGAGAATACCATGGTAAGCCCAGCAACCATCAGCAAGTACCACTGTCCTGGTTCCGACTCCAACAAGAAGGACATATTGAAATCCTGAGGATTGCCCCCAGCAGCCATCAAATGCTGCACCGAAGAAAGGCTGGTGAGGGGTACCCCCACAAAATTCACAAGGTCGTTTCCGGCAAAGGCAAGAGCCAGAGAAAAAGTCCCAAAAGCAATGATTACCTTGAGCACGTTTACTTTTACCGCATGGAGCAAGTGACAAAGGATGAAAAATCCGACGAACATGCCAGCCATAAGAACGGTCTCATTTTCCGCGAGAAAAGTCTTGTAGCCTGCTCCCACAAAACTCATGTTTTTGAGGCCCTTGATGAGGATAAAATAAAATATGGACGTCAGGGAAACGCTTCCAAAAACACCAATAAAGTATCGAATATTTTTCTTGTAGCCAAAGGAGAAAACCAGGCGCGTCACATACTGCACCGCAAGGCCAACTACAAAAGCGATGGCCACCGAAAGGAAGATGCCCAAAATCACCGTCAGAGCCTTAGAGGTGTTGATGAGGTTTCCCAGTTCCAGGGTATCGTCAGAAAGAATCTTGATACTGGCGATAGCCACAGAGGCGCCCAAAAGTTCAAAGACCATGGAAACTGTGGTGGAAGTGGGCATACCGTAAGAATTGAAAATATCCAGAAGGATTACGTCAGTAAACATCACCGCCGCATATACGCACATAAGTTCTGCAAAGGTATAATACTGGGGCATGTAAATGCCATGGCGGGCAATATCCATCATGCCGCTACTGAACGTAGCGCCACAGAACACGCCCACTGCAGCAAAGACCATCAGGGTTTTGTACTTGAAAGCCTTGCTCCCGACAGAGGAACTGAGAAAATTCACGGCATCGTTACTGACCCCTACGAACAGGTCGAACAGGGCAAGGATTAGGAGCATGGCCACAAGAATCACATAAAAAGTCGTCATAAAAACCTCTCGGGCCATAAACTAAAAAGCCTTGCGACAATACGCAAGGCGATGGAATGAAGTTTTCCAAAGGTTTTATTAGGACTTTACAAAGGCTTTACGCCGCTTTACACAGATTTTACTTTTTGCGGTGTAGTAAGTTATAAAGGCCCAGAAAGAAGTCGATAAGTGGGTGAAGTAATCGGCTAGCGCCTTATGGGCGGAATGTTTTAGAAAGATTGCCAGGAAACTCTTGGCAGTCTTTTCTTTTTAGGGGAAAGAAGATGTTTTACTTCAATGTTTATTTCCGCAGTTTCATAGGCAAAATTGTTTACAAATTTGTCATCGTGTATGAAACTGAATTTTATAGATATGCACTTTTCGTTACGTTGTAAAGAGTTACTCCTTCCAGTCTAAAATCCATCTGAACTTCCCAAAACTCAACACCTGCTTCTGATGCCTCTTTGAAGGTTCATGTCATCTCCGGACTCCTGTTTATGAGTCCCGATGCTTCCGCCCGGATGGATCGCTGTGGGCACTCATCATACCGGTGCCATTATCCATGCCTGGAAACGTCATGGATGCAATCTCATTGAAATCTATGCGCATGTTCTCCTCCAAAAACTGGAAGTTATTCTTCAATATTCTTTATGATTTTTGCTGGGTTTCCTGCAATCACCACATGATCAGGAAAAGATTTAGTTACTACAGAAGCAGCAGCGATTACCGTGCTATCTCCTATGGATACACCCGGAAGAATCGTGACTCCACCGCCGATCCAGACATTATCGCCAATGGTGACCGGCTTAGGGATACCAATCTTTTCTCTTCTTGATTCTGCGTCCAACGGATGACCGATTGCATATATACAGGTTTTAGGTCCGATCATACAATGTTCTCCAATCCGAATCGGAGCTGCATCCAGGAACACGCAGTCAAAGTTTATGAACAAGTCATCGCCCGCAAAGATGTTATATCCGTAATCACAATGGAACGGGGGCTTGATGGCTATCCTCTCCCCGCAGTGCCCGAATAGTTGTTTTAACAATGCTTTTCTTAAGGACTCATCTTCCGGAGAACTATTAAAACGAGAACAGAGGATACGAGCGTTTTTCTTATCCTCCATGAGCTGCGGGTCATTTGTAAAAAAAGATTCTCCATTTGTCATTCTTTCTCGTTCAGTTTTCCTGCAATTTTCCATCATTCCCTCCATAAATCCCGATTTGTCTTAGTCTATTACTAGTCGATTATATTCAAGATTTTGTAATTTTAGTTACTTTTGTATGTGATACCCGCCGTCTGCAAATACAACACATCACTATCTTTCAGCATCTGCTTGAATTCTTGTGAAATCACTCGCATAATAGACCTCCAATAACAAATATATACTAATACTAATTGGCGATAAAAGGCAAGTCGCCGAACTCAAAGGCAAAGTCCAAAAGAAGGCTATAGAAGCATTCATCTGACAAATACTTTTTACAGAAAAAGATGTTCCCTTTTGAATCCATCTTTTCATATTTTACTCCAAATCAACGACAACTTCATCATTTTGATAGAATTTTAAAGGTTGAAGATGTTTTACTTCAATGTTTATTTCCGCAGTTTCATAGGCAAAATTGTTTACAAAAGTGCGTTGGCGGGCTTCACTATGCGTTTTACGCATACTGAGCATGAAAAAATGGTATTTTGCGGGATTTGCGCATTTATTTATATTAAAGGCGTAGATAGAAAAGGAACAAACCATGAAACTAGGGACGATTATGACGATGCTTGGTATGGGTGCGGTGCTTGCCGCATGTGACTGCTGCCCGCAAGACGGGGCGAAGGCGCTTTCGCAGGACAAGGAACTGCGTGCCGTGATGGACAACTTCACGCAGAACGAGGTTCCGGCGGCGACTCCGCTTGTGGAAAAGCGCGAGGTGGAGTTGATTCGCCTGGTGTCGCTTGTGACGCAGCAGTCGGGTGCACTTTTGCAAGAAGAAGTGGCGACGGCGCTTGCGCAGGGGCTTGTTCCCGAAGAAATTCTCGAGGCGATTTACCAGTGCGCCCCCTACACCGGGTTCCCGCGGACGGTGGATGCGGTGGAAATTGCCCGCAACGTGTTCAAGGCGAAGAACGTAAAGGTGGACGAAAACCGTGCAACGGTGACGGCGCAGTCCCGCTTGGAGGCGGGTGCCGACGCGCAGGGAACGCTGTTCGGCCAGACTTTCCGCGACATGGCGAAGAACGGCAAGAGCGGTATGCCGACTATCAATTACTTCCTTGCGAGCAACTGCTTTGGCGATTACTACACCCGCAAGGGGCTTGACCTGAATACCCGCGAACTCTTGACGATGGCGATTCTCGTGAACCTGGGAACGGAGCCACAACTCAAGGCGCATATCGGCGCGAACCTGAAGATCCGCACGGCCGAATACGTGGAACAGGCGATTTACAACTGCTTGCCGTATTGCGGTTACCCGCGCACGCTGAACGCTCTGCGACTGCTCAAGGAAGCGGTGGCTGAGGCCGAGGCAGCAAACGCGACGGCTGGTGCTGTAAACGCGTCGGGTGCAAAAACCATGCCGGGAAAGGACTGGAGTGTGTTCCCGGTGGGCAAGCCGAACGATGCCTACGCCAAGTATTTCGTGGGCAAGAGCTATCTCGACATGATCAGCAAGGAACAGGTGGGCGTCGGGAATGTGACTTTTGAACCGGCGTGCCGCAACAACTGGCATATCCATCATGCAAAGAAGGGCGGTGGCCAGATTCTCATTGCGACGGCGGGTCGCGGCTACTACCAGGAATGGGGCAAGCCGGCGGTGGAACTGAAGCCCGGCGACGTGGTGAACATTCCGGCTGGCGTCAAGCATTGGCACGGGGCGGCTCCGGATTCCTGGTTCCAGCATTTGGCGATTGAAGTTCCCGGTGAAGGCGGAAGCAATGAATGGCTTGAGCCCGTGAGCGACGAAGACTACGGGAAGTTGAAATAATTTATATTCCCTGATTTGCCGATTTCCGCCATAATTCGTATGATGCTTGATATCGCGATGGCCGAGCTCACCCTCGTGTTGATGGGTGGGAACGGTCTTTTTTATAATGCTTGCGATGGTGATGCACATTGTGATGACGGCAATGGTCAAACACTCGCGTTTAAAAGATCAGCCTTTACAGCATCATTAATCGCTTATTTGAAATCAATTCCTTCAAACACGATTTTGTCAACTTCTAGATAAGTTCCGCTTCTCATAAAAATGCTAAACAGACCGATTTCGTGAGAAATCTCTTTCCACTCCACTTGATAGGAGCTTTCTTCAAGAACTTCCCTACCGGGGTGCAAGATGATTTCATTCCAGTTTTCAGCCGCTTTGGCCTTCCATAACGATTTTTTAAAGGTATTTTCTCCAACTTCACGGTAATGTTCCAAAGCGATATTCAATTCACAGTCGCCTCTTACCGTAAGGCGAATCGCCGTGAGATTGCTCAGGTCGAAAAATCCTGTATCAAGTCCTAGATGAGTTCCGAGCAAAACGAAGCCTGTATCTATTGCGAATTTAACAGCGAGATACTTTCCATGATCTTTATCTTCTTTTAATACGGATGAGAAACTTTCAGCACTATCAGGTATTGCAAAATTCGCTTTGCCAACAGCATTAAAATACCATCCGTAGTTAGGATAAGTTTTGGCGAGGTTATTCAAACTATCTCCATCGTCAAAGTCTTCGAAAACATACTCAACAGACTTTCCTGGAACAGGAACGAGCGTATCTGCGGATTCGTTTGGCGCAAGCGCCACTTCTGCGACGGTCGAATCTCCAGCAACAATAGTAAAGGACCCTGCCGGCACATGCGCAAACACATACTCGCTACCGAAGCGGTTTGCAAAATAGGGGGTCGATTCCAGTTGAACATTTTCTAACAGGCCTTCGATTTCTTGGGTCGAAACGCCAGTACGTACAATGAGCGAAGCCGAAGGCAACAATGCAATTTCCTGAACCGAGGTATCTGCAAAATCGACCGGCGACCAACTCATGAATGCGGAATCTTCGCCCGCAAGGGCTTCTACAAAACAGCCTTGGTCTGTGCAGATGCCGAGTTTGTCATTAAAAGAAATTCGTCCGCTTGAATCCGAAAGGGCGCTATCAATGACCGAGAAGGCATCTTTTGAATACACCTTCATTTGTGCGCAAGCGAACGGCTTATTTAAACTGTCAACGACTTTGAAGGCAATTCCATTTGTCGTTTCACTTGTGGCACCTGCGGTGTTATTTTCTGAACAACCTAAAAACAGCGACAGGCAAAGCAAGGCGCAAAACGAAACACAAAACGAAGTTTCCATACCTTTTTTCATTGTTCTTCCTTTTTCATCATCGGAAACAACTGAAAGTTTAACTGATAAACGCTATCGCAAATTTGCGGAGGCATCGCATTGACTACGTTTACGATGGCTTTTCTCGTTTTGGCGAGGATTTCACGAATTTTATCAATTTGTTGCGAATCAAGAGCCATCGTGAGCGTGCTGATGTCGCGTTTTTCTTTGGGAGTATTCTGGATGGATTTGCCGGCCAGTTCCGCAATGCTGCTTTGGTAATCGCTGATACAGGCACTCAGCCAGTGTTCCATAGTCTTGAGATGAGCTTCGGTCGGAACCACGCGACCGTCATTGCGGGCATGCGCAAGTCCGAGCTGCAACAAAGCATCGACAGCGTTTTCTACTTGCGAAGCGGAAAGCTTAGGAATGCAGCATTCCCCAAGGGCGGCAGCATCTTGTGTACCGCGATAATTGAATACATCGAGCGCCGAGCGGATCATCGGATAATACCATTGCTGAAAATAGCGGTACCGGGCTTCGTCGAGTTCTCGGCTGGCTGCAGGTCGCATTTTTTGAAGCGTTTCAAAATGGCTACGCACATCCTCATCGTTTTTCGCCTTGCCGTAAGCAATCATTTCACGGAAGTATTCTGCCTTGGCATCTTTGAAACGGAAAAATTTAACGAAAACATCTATGCATTTCGGAGAAATATGGCGTTTCCCCTGCAATATTTTCAAAAGCAGGCTTGCGTCCATGCCAACCGCCGCAGCAAACACTCGATAACTGAACGAGGAATCCAGCGATTTTTCGAGTTCATAGAACTCCTGCAAGAACTTGCGGTAGTCCGAATAGTCGTAGATGTTGATTTTGTTTTTTGCAAACATAAAGCGTCTCGCCAGATATAAAAAAGCTCTACCTAAAAATCGTTTCATTTCCTGGCGTCTCGTAAAAAAAATATACAATTCGTGGACATTTTTGTCCACACCATTCGAAAAAAATAATTGATAAATATACTTGGGGAATATAATTTCGTAAAATGGAGGAACCCTAATGATTAAAAGAAAAAACTTCATTATTTTGATTCTTGCTCTTTCGAGTATGGCATTTGCAACTAAGTACGAAGCTGAAGCAGCGACTCTTTCCGGAGGAGCAAAAAATGTCAACGCATCCGGAGTTTCGGGAACGGGTTATGCCGACTTGCAAGAAGGAAATATTTCTTTTAATGGTGTCACCGCAGAGAGTGCGGGCAAGTACCAAGTGACCATCCATTACAAGGCTGGGGATTTCAAAGCAAACTACTTGAAAGTAAACGGTGCAACCGCAGGCACCATCGACTTTAACGCCACCACTTCATGGGCGGATGTCACGACAGTCGCTACACTTAAAGCCGGGACAAACACAATCTCTATTGAGAAATACTGGGGCTGGATTAGCGTGGACTATATTGAGGTTGAGCCTTATCAATCCTCCCCTTTCAAAATATCCGCAACACCGGTTACCCCGAACACCACCGAAAGTGCAATCAAGCTCTACAGCTTTTTGCGTGAAAACTTTGGCAAAAAGACGATTAGCGGCATGATGACCGGCGATATGAGCGGTTACACCATGGGAGCCGACTTCAAGACGCACGACGACGTGAAATACACCTACACGCGCACAGGAAAGTACCCGGCTCTTGTCGGGCTTGATTTCTTGTTTGCGAGTGGCCCGAAGGCAAATGAAAGTTGGAACAAGGAATACACGGACAAAGCAATTTCCATTGCAAAAGGCCTTTGGAAAGCGGGCGGCATCCCTGCATTCACTTGGCACTGGAAAGATCCGCTAGACAAAAAAGACGCATTCTACATCCAAAGTGCAGCAAACGGAGGCGAATACACCGATTTCGATTTCTCTACAGGTTTCAAGCCAGGCACCACCGAATGGAATACCGAAAGTGCTGCTTACAAAGGAATCGTAGCCGACATTGACCACATCGCCGATTACTTCCTTGAATTGCAGAAAGAAGGTGTAGCGGGAATCTTTCGCCCCTTGCATGAAGCTGGCGGAAAGTGGTTCTGGTGGAGTATTAATTCCGGAGAACAGTTTGCAGCCCTTTATCGACTCGTCTATGACCGCATGGTCAAAGTCAAGGGTGTAAAAAACATGATTTGGGTCTATAACCCTGAAGGAAGCACAGTCACCTCTTGGGATCCAGGTAGCGAATACTACGATGTACTCTCCATCGACATCTACAATAGCGCAAACGACCATTCCAGTAACGCAAGTGCCTTTGACAAATTCAAAAACGCCTCGAAAAGCACGAAAATTATAGCTCTCAGCGAAAACGGCCCCATTCCCGATGTGATCAACATGCATACCGACGAAGCCGTATGGAGTTGGTGGATGCCGTGGTACAGCACCTGGAGCGGAACTTGGCCCGGCCAAACAAAAGATGGCGTATGGAAGAGCAACATGAATGACGAGCGTATCATTACTCTCGAGGACATGCCAGGTTGGGACAAGTACATAGCAATAATCAAGCCTGACACAAGTACCACCAGTATCGCAACCATGCCACGCATGGCCGGGACTGCAACCACCGTTGGGATTTTTGACATGAACGGTCATTATTTGGGCATCAGCATGCGAGAACTTCCGCAAGGGCACTATGTTGTACGTAGAAAGATTCAAGGACACATTGTGAATACGGTGTATTTCAAGAAATAAAATTATTGGGCGGCGTAACAAAAAAAACATTACGCATTCACGCTAAATCGGATGTCGAAAACTCGGCATCCGTTTCTCATTCCACCATCGTCTTGATAAGCTGCTTTTCGTCCCCTAACAGCGGATACTGTTCCACGATTTTTCCGTGTTCCAAACGAATCACGGATTGGCAACTGTTTAAAATAAATTCAGGGTCATGGGTAATTACAAGCAAAGTTTTTCCGCTGGTGGCAAGCTTTTTAAGCGTTGCAGAAACAGCAAGCATTTGCCGATAGTCAAGACCGCTTGTGGGTTCATCAAAGACAACGATATCACAACCGCTCGAGATTCCGCTGCCGATAGCGACACGCTGTTTTTGCCCGCCCGAAAGTGCCATCGGATGATTTTCCGTATATTGCTTAAGATTGAGTCCATCAAGAATTTCAAGAGCAAGTTTTTCATTTTGCGGTTTCATGCCCAGCAAAACCTCGTCCAGAACGCTTTCAGTGAAAAGCTGATGGTTCACATCTTGCATAATCAAGTACGTGCCGCGCTTGCGAGCCGCACGCTTTTGACGCCAAGAGCCCAGCAATCCGCACAGCACTTGGGCAAGCGTCGATTTGCCCGCACCATTATGGCCAACCAGTGCCGTAATTTGTCCACATGGGAGTTCAAGATGGTCAATATCCAGAATCGGATGCTTGCGATGGTAAGAGAAAGTGAGATTGGTAAATGTTATGGATTGCTTCGCGAGATCCAGCTCCTTCGAACCTTGCGGCCCTTCGACAAGCTCAGGGACCTTACAAGGTTGGTGAGCCTGCCGAACCATCCCTTCGCACAATTGCCCCAAATTCATGCATCGGAGTCCAAGGCTCGATGCGTATGCAGCGCCTTTGGCTTCAAGTTCTGCGGGAGTCCATTCGTACGCAATTTGCCCATCCTTCACATAACAAATTCTGTCGGCGACATCACGCAAATAGTAAAGGCGATGCTCCACGATAACGACCGTCTTCCCCGCCTTTTTCCATCGCGAAACAATTTCCTTCAAATCCGCAATCGTCTTGAGATCCAGATTTGCAGAAGGTTCATCCAGCACAAAAATTTCAGGCCCCGTAGCAGAAACAGATGCGCACGCAATTTTCTGTTTTTCGCCGCCCGAAAGGTTAAAGATGCTACGGCCAAGCAAATGCTCTAAATGAAATTCCTGAACAACATTCTCCACGCGCTGTTTGATTTCTTCGGGATCCATTTCCAAATTTTCGCAGCCAAAAGCAAGTTCGCAATCCGTATCGATGTTGAAAAATTGCGAACGCGGATTCTGAAAAACGGAACCCACAACTCGTGAAATTTCGGCTAGCGTCATATCGGAGGTATTCTTGCCACCGAGCAACACATCGCCATCCATCGTTCCCGAATGGTAATGCGGAATCAAACCGTTAATGAGCTTTGAAATCGTCGTCTTCCCGCAGCCCGACTCCCCCGCCAGCACAACACACTCGCCCGAACGAATTTCCAGATTCAAGTTTTTGAGAATCGCATCGTCAAGGGAATCAGAGTAAGAAAAGGAAATATTTTTTAGGGAGATGTTCATAAGAAAAAGGCGATGCCGTCCCCATTCGCGGATCATGACCACATAAGAGCTAAAGCTCTAAGTGGTCAAAGATAACAAGTGCGGCATGACAAATCAAAGTTCAATCAAGAAGTAGCAAAGGCAACAACTACAACAATACAATAA
This is a stretch of genomic DNA from Fibrobacter sp. UWB13. It encodes these proteins:
- a CDS encoding ABC transporter ATP-binding protein, which produces MNISLKNISFSYSDSLDDAILKNLNLEIRSGECVVLAGESGCGKTTISKLINGLIPHYHSGTMDGDVLLGGKNTSDMTLAEISRVVGSVFQNPRSQFFNIDTDCELAFGCENLEMDPEEIKQRVENVVQEFHLEHLLGRSIFNLSGGEKQKIACASVSATGPEIFVLDEPSANLDLKTIADLKEIVSRWKKAGKTVVIVEHRLYYLRDVADRICYVKDGQIAYEWTPAELEAKGAAYASSLGLRCMNLGQLCEGMVRQAHQPCKVPELVEGPQGSKELDLAKQSITFTNLTFSYHRKHPILDIDHLELPCGQITALVGHNGAGKSTLAQVLCGLLGSWRQKRAARKRGTYLIMQDVNHQLFTESVLDEVLLGMKPQNEKLALEILDGLNLKQYTENHPMALSGGQKQRVAIGSGISSGCDIVVFDEPTSGLDYRQMLAVSATLKKLATSGKTLLVITHDPEFILNSCQSVIRLEHGKIVEQYPLLGDEKQLIKTMVE
- a CDS encoding glycosyl hydrolase, which encodes MIKRKNFIILILALSSMAFATKYEAEAATLSGGAKNVNASGVSGTGYADLQEGNISFNGVTAESAGKYQVTIHYKAGDFKANYLKVNGATAGTIDFNATTSWADVTTVATLKAGTNTISIEKYWGWISVDYIEVEPYQSSPFKISATPVTPNTTESAIKLYSFLRENFGKKTISGMMTGDMSGYTMGADFKTHDDVKYTYTRTGKYPALVGLDFLFASGPKANESWNKEYTDKAISIAKGLWKAGGIPAFTWHWKDPLDKKDAFYIQSAANGGEYTDFDFSTGFKPGTTEWNTESAAYKGIVADIDHIADYFLELQKEGVAGIFRPLHEAGGKWFWWSINSGEQFAALYRLVYDRMVKVKGVKNMIWVYNPEGSTVTSWDPGSEYYDVLSIDIYNSANDHSSNASAFDKFKNASKSTKIIALSENGPIPDVINMHTDEAVWSWWMPWYSTWSGTWPGQTKDGVWKSNMNDERIITLEDMPGWDKYIAIIKPDTSTTSIATMPRMAGTATTVGIFDMNGHYLGISMRELPQGHYVVRRKIQGHIVNTVYFKK